In Thermus tengchongensis, a single genomic region encodes these proteins:
- a CDS encoding helix-turn-helix domain-containing protein → MLATKIDPAKLKAAMKRKGLTPRTLAERMGLNPSTIRYYLSGKRGKRPSYATLLALANALGLESVEEILASSLSSDFTNVGNKEESDALASRG, encoded by the coding sequence ATGTTGGCAACTAAGATTGACCCGGCCAAGCTCAAGGCCGCCATGAAACGCAAGGGATTGACTCCGAGAACCCTGGCCGAGCGCATGGGCTTAAATCCCTCCACAATCCGCTACTACCTCTCTGGAAAGCGCGGCAAAAGACCTTCTTACGCCACCCTTTTGGCGCTCGCAAATGCGCTGGGTTTGGAAAGCGTAGAGGAGATTTTGGCCTCTTCTTTGTCTTCTGATTTCACAAATGTAGGCAACAAGGAGGAAAGCGATGCCCTGGCTTCCCGTGGATGA